In a genomic window of Prochlorococcus marinus subsp. marinus str. CCMP1375:
- a CDS encoding MBL fold metallo-hydrolase, whose translation MKFTVISHACLYVEYLNTRLLIDPWLIGSCYWKSWWNYPEPSQELIDSIEPTHIYITHLHWDHYHGPSLRRFQKFKPKILLPRHFNTRMLDDCRRSFSFDDILEIDHAKKIEIGKDFRIASYQFNPYFIDSSLVIEADNTSLLNANDSKVFGLSLKQIISNHPSFDFVFRSHSSASPLPHCMRGSDPDKSTRAPVDYANEFTYFAKSSKAKYAIPFASSHFHLHSRTRKFNQFYSNPDLVKKVYDSKKISTQTCVIMPSGSTWSNAKGFDIVKHDYSLIDQHVIEYLQIHQHKFTKQNAKESKLRLNRKAFHAYFEKFLYSITIPFLIKFTFAFLIEQKLDEKLLLCIVDPRNNSTYIKEIGSEDEIYQYNLAFVICLPIYVFNDCNTKKMYNTFAASKLLEIIPISQKAESNFSTFLNLVDFYENDCLPLTKIISLRNFKIMISRWRELLDALFLIYILKLKRGKIQDLYK comes from the coding sequence GTGAAATTCACAGTAATTAGCCATGCCTGCTTGTATGTTGAGTATTTAAATACCAGACTCTTAATAGACCCTTGGCTAATAGGGTCTTGCTATTGGAAAAGTTGGTGGAATTATCCAGAGCCGAGCCAGGAATTAATAGACTCTATTGAACCTACTCATATATACATTACTCATTTACATTGGGATCATTATCATGGACCAAGCCTAAGACGTTTTCAAAAATTTAAGCCAAAAATCTTATTACCTAGGCATTTTAATACTCGAATGTTGGATGATTGCAGACGAAGCTTTAGCTTCGATGATATATTAGAAATAGATCATGCTAAGAAGATAGAAATAGGGAAGGACTTTAGAATTGCTAGCTATCAATTTAACCCATACTTTATAGATTCTTCCTTGGTCATCGAGGCAGATAATACTTCGCTTCTAAATGCAAATGATAGTAAAGTTTTTGGTCTTAGCCTTAAGCAAATAATATCTAATCACCCATCCTTTGATTTTGTTTTCAGAAGCCATTCTTCCGCAAGCCCTTTGCCTCATTGTATGAGAGGATCTGATCCAGATAAAAGTACACGAGCACCAGTTGATTATGCAAATGAGTTCACTTATTTTGCAAAATCAAGCAAGGCTAAGTATGCGATACCTTTTGCAAGTTCACATTTTCATCTGCATAGCAGGACTAGGAAATTCAATCAATTTTATAGCAATCCTGATTTAGTTAAGAAGGTCTACGACTCAAAAAAAATATCAACCCAAACCTGCGTAATAATGCCTTCTGGGAGTACATGGTCGAATGCAAAAGGCTTTGACATAGTGAAACATGATTATTCATTAATTGATCAGCACGTAATTGAATACTTGCAAATTCATCAGCATAAATTCACTAAGCAGAATGCGAAAGAATCTAAATTGAGACTTAATAGGAAGGCTTTTCATGCTTATTTTGAGAAGTTTTTATATTCAATTACTATACCGTTTCTAATTAAATTTACGTTTGCATTTCTTATTGAGCAGAAGTTAGATGAGAAGCTGTTGCTTTGCATAGTCGACCCTAGAAATAATTCTACTTATATAAAGGAAATTGGAAGTGAAGATGAAATTTATCAGTATAATCTAGCATTTGTAATTTGCTTACCTATATATGTTTTTAATGATTGTAATACAAAAAAAATGTACAATACATTTGCAGCATCAAAATTATTAGAAATAATTCCAATAAGTCAGAAGGCAGAATCTAATTTTTCTACTTTTCTTAACTTAGTTGACTTCTATGAAAATGATTGTTTGCCCCTAACTAAGATAATAAGTTTGAGGAATTTTAAGATTATGATAAGTAGATGGAGGGAGCTTTTAGATGCCTTGTTCCTAATATATATTTTAAAACTAAAAAGAGGGAAAATTCAGGATTTATATAAATAG
- a CDS encoding 2Fe-2S iron-sulfur cluster-binding protein: MKSDTIKVNWPNGIQSKAKQGNTWLEEARKAGVSIPTGCMSGSCGACEIEVNGKVIRSCTSIVKCRDEEYVKVDYFQDPYW, from the coding sequence ATGAAATCAGATACTATTAAAGTAAATTGGCCTAATGGAATCCAATCAAAAGCAAAGCAAGGGAATACTTGGCTAGAGGAAGCAAGAAAAGCTGGCGTCTCAATTCCTACTGGGTGTATGAGCGGTAGCTGTGGTGCTTGTGAAATCGAAGTTAATGGAAAAGTAATAAGGTCATGTACAAGCATAGTTAAATGTAGAGATGAAGAATACGTAAAAGTAGATTATTTCCAAGATCCCTATTGGTAG
- a CDS encoding polyphosphate polymerase domain-containing protein: protein MANSYTKKFRYERKLIVPSSLDYYLDFLIKSHPARFKQSYKDRSINNVYFDTLNYEYYNQNISGLPKRDKFRVRWYGELYGLISPIVEIKSKRGSVGTKSLYKVDKFSFIKSTSAYSFRNQLLNAVSLNEIKLEIMNCYPTLLNTYKRKYFESYDGKFRITIDTDIKSHNIRLNTPFHSFFNVVNSYNILELKYDKEDESMANLISSNLPFRLTKYSKYVNGMQSVVL from the coding sequence ATGGCAAATTCCTATACTAAAAAGTTTAGATATGAAAGAAAGCTAATAGTACCTTCAAGCTTAGATTATTACCTGGATTTCTTGATTAAAAGTCATCCTGCAAGGTTTAAGCAGTCCTACAAAGATAGATCTATTAACAATGTTTATTTTGATACTCTTAATTACGAATATTATAATCAAAATATAAGTGGCCTTCCTAAAAGAGATAAATTTCGAGTTAGGTGGTACGGTGAATTGTATGGACTTATCAGTCCAATAGTTGAAATAAAAAGCAAACGAGGCTCAGTTGGAACAAAATCCTTATACAAAGTAGATAAGTTTAGCTTTATAAAATCTACTTCTGCATATTCATTTAGGAACCAACTCTTAAATGCAGTTAGTTTAAATGAGATTAAACTTGAGATAATGAACTGCTATCCAACATTGCTAAATACATATAAGAGAAAGTATTTTGAGTCATATGATGGTAAGTTTAGAATTACAATCGATACAGATATTAAGAGTCATAATATAAGACTCAATACTCCTTTCCATAGTTTCTTCAATGTCGTAAATTCTTATAATATACTTGAGCTTAAATATGATAAAGAAGATGAAAGTATGGCGAATTTAATCTCTTCTAACTTGCCATTTAGATTAACTAAATACTCTAAATATGTTAATGGAATGCAAAGTGTTGTCCTATAG
- a CDS encoding acyltransferase family protein translates to MNSSIKSNKGSYRPEIDGLRAIAVAAVILYHFNDRFLPSGFLGVDIFFVISGYVITSSLANRQYKGFKEYILGFYERRVKRIIPPLIFYVVVFILLISLFNPDPSIHYRTAISSLFGLSNNYLFIISNNYFSGATQVNPFAQTWSLGVEEQFYLLFPLLVWFTGFAKKSKNGPRNLFLLLAFCSAISLLGFIHYNFINQNAAYYLSPFRFWELAAGSLAFILEVKYSALYSKINNLDPIRLLIPILIIFFIPKNLIVISTISVVLLTIGLIISLKSNNIVFNFLTNKRVLYIGLISYSLYLWHWGVLVISRWTLGDSLWLIPLQLLLIYLLADFSYKYIEQPIRFSKLLGKSHLNILLGISTIISSSFGLTYAFIRSPHLTVLDKIEPLNKRFYLGSNEMDFIGFNPSSEFIKATYMECVKQEFLSTCATPAKNKNLQTILLFGDSHAGHMVPLLGAIHNDYGFGINVSATGIYPTKNITHEYGHTLQVSSKLTKGINSKFNSQLDLLKKNDIVFLVSRLDFHFVEPILDKVSPKINHYSDDFMPVTVGESLEEWTAKLSTTATRLEKLKLNLIVLAPIPIFTGVDNAPPHFVCVKEWYRPFKYNKCNVYKENKKFLKSRTNAIDTNLQKLSNKHKNLHIYNIFDQLCPNEDCVNRVGDKLIYTDTNHISHDVAYGLNDHFIEFLIRNDIIKKDNN, encoded by the coding sequence ATGAACAGTTCTATTAAAAGTAATAAAGGAAGCTATAGACCAGAAATTGATGGTTTAAGAGCAATTGCTGTTGCAGCAGTCATTCTTTATCATTTTAATGATCGCTTTCTTCCTAGTGGCTTCTTGGGAGTAGATATATTTTTTGTAATCTCAGGCTATGTAATCACCTCTTCTTTAGCAAATAGACAATATAAAGGCTTTAAGGAATACATATTAGGCTTTTACGAAAGACGTGTTAAGCGAATAATCCCGCCTTTGATTTTTTATGTAGTGGTATTTATTTTACTAATATCATTATTTAATCCTGATCCCTCTATCCATTATAGGACTGCAATATCATCCTTATTTGGATTGTCTAATAATTATCTATTTATTATTTCTAATAACTATTTCTCTGGCGCAACACAGGTTAACCCTTTTGCTCAGACATGGTCTTTAGGCGTCGAGGAACAATTTTACCTTCTGTTCCCTCTGCTTGTTTGGTTTACTGGATTCGCTAAGAAGTCAAAAAATGGTCCTAGAAACTTATTCTTACTTCTAGCGTTTTGTTCTGCTATATCACTGCTTGGATTTATTCACTATAATTTCATTAATCAAAATGCCGCTTATTATTTAAGCCCATTTAGATTCTGGGAATTAGCAGCTGGAAGTCTTGCTTTTATACTTGAAGTAAAATATTCGGCTCTTTATAGCAAGATAAATAACCTAGACCCTATTAGGTTGTTAATCCCTATATTAATTATATTTTTTATCCCAAAAAACCTAATTGTTATTTCAACTATTTCAGTAGTCTTGTTAACTATTGGATTGATAATATCATTAAAGTCAAATAATATAGTATTTAACTTTCTTACAAATAAGAGAGTCTTATATATAGGTCTGATCTCATATTCTTTGTATTTATGGCACTGGGGCGTTTTGGTAATTAGCAGGTGGACTTTAGGGGATTCTCTATGGCTAATACCTCTACAACTCTTGTTAATATACTTACTTGCAGATTTTTCCTACAAATATATTGAACAGCCAATTAGATTCTCAAAACTTTTAGGTAAAAGCCATCTAAATATTCTTTTAGGCATATCTACTATTATAAGTTCTTCATTTGGCTTAACTTATGCCTTTATACGGTCTCCCCATTTAACTGTACTAGATAAAATTGAGCCTTTAAATAAACGTTTTTACTTAGGTAGTAATGAAATGGATTTTATAGGATTTAATCCTAGTTCTGAATTTATTAAAGCTACTTATATGGAATGTGTTAAGCAAGAATTTTTATCCACTTGCGCTACTCCGGCAAAAAATAAGAATCTCCAAACAATTTTATTATTTGGAGATAGTCATGCTGGTCATATGGTCCCTTTGTTAGGAGCTATTCATAATGATTATGGTTTTGGTATTAATGTTTCCGCAACGGGTATCTATCCGACAAAAAATATAACGCATGAGTATGGCCATACATTACAAGTATCTAGCAAATTAACCAAAGGCATAAACTCAAAATTCAACTCTCAGTTGGATTTGCTTAAAAAGAATGATATAGTTTTCCTTGTATCAAGACTAGATTTTCATTTTGTAGAACCAATACTTGATAAGGTATCACCTAAAATCAACCATTATTCAGACGACTTTATGCCTGTTACTGTAGGAGAGTCTTTAGAAGAATGGACTGCAAAACTATCTACTACAGCGACTAGATTGGAGAAATTAAAATTAAATCTTATTGTATTAGCACCTATACCAATATTTACAGGGGTTGATAATGCCCCACCCCACTTTGTATGTGTTAAGGAATGGTATCGCCCATTTAAATATAACAAGTGTAATGTATATAAAGAGAATAAAAAGTTTCTAAAGAGTAGAACAAATGCTATAGATACAAACCTTCAAAAATTATCTAATAAGCATAAAAATTTACATATTTACAATATATTTGATCAGCTTTGTCCAAATGAAGATTGCGTAAATAGAGTCGGTGATAAGTTAATCTATACAGATACTAATCACATCTCTCATGATGTAGCATATGGTTTAAACGATCATTTTATTGAGTTTTTAATAAGAAATGATATCATAAAAAAAGATAATAATTAG
- a CDS encoding nucleoside triphosphate pyrophosphatase has product MLILASASQARRNLLEQLSIKYAVMVSHIDEGKYNSQNVKELVQALSFAKTESVVSEYIFNCRKENKALAILGCDSLFEFDGEILGKPRNKSEAICRLEKFSSKSGILHTGHCLMYRQNLNNKVIGKSFDGIICDVVSTRINFSELSNVEITKYVETGEPINCAGGFAIDGKGAVFIKSIEGCYSNVIGLSLPWLRYALNKAGMSLWK; this is encoded by the coding sequence TTGTTGATACTTGCTTCAGCTTCACAGGCTCGTCGGAATTTACTTGAACAGTTAAGCATTAAATATGCTGTAATGGTAAGCCATATTGATGAGGGAAAGTATAATTCCCAAAATGTAAAGGAGTTGGTTCAGGCTCTTTCTTTTGCTAAGACTGAATCTGTTGTATCAGAATATATATTCAATTGTAGAAAAGAAAATAAAGCTTTGGCAATATTGGGATGTGATTCTTTGTTTGAGTTTGATGGTGAAATATTGGGAAAGCCTAGAAATAAATCTGAGGCTATTTGCCGCTTAGAAAAGTTTTCTTCTAAAAGCGGAATTCTTCACACTGGGCACTGTTTAATGTATAGACAGAACTTAAATAATAAAGTAATTGGTAAAAGCTTTGATGGAATTATTTGCGATGTTGTAAGCACTAGAATCAATTTTTCTGAATTGAGTAATGTCGAAATAACTAAATATGTGGAAACAGGTGAACCTATTAATTGTGCTGGTGGATTTGCTATAGATGGAAAAGGTGCTGTTTTTATTAAGAGTATAGAAGGTTGTTATAGCAATGTAATAGGCCTTAGCCTCCCTTGGCTGAGATATGCTTTAAACAAAGCTGGAATGTCTTTATGGAAATAA
- a CDS encoding DUF7326 family protein, producing the protein MANEEISFKDLNHSELDKLKDIYVSRRLKEMSVEDLTTFTKTVIEDQIKGTVGNEEEREAWKEMKEFLNEDFDPIVNGLKKSNTANSEVLKSPEEQELEKRKELLEKRKMESDQKQEDMW; encoded by the coding sequence GTGGCTAACGAAGAAATCAGCTTTAAGGATCTAAACCATTCCGAATTAGATAAGCTCAAAGACATCTATGTCTCTAGACGGCTTAAGGAGATGTCAGTCGAGGATCTCACAACATTTACTAAGACAGTCATAGAGGATCAAATCAAAGGAACAGTTGGTAATGAAGAAGAAAGAGAGGCCTGGAAAGAAATGAAGGAATTTTTAAATGAAGATTTTGATCCAATAGTAAATGGATTGAAAAAATCTAATACTGCAAATAGTGAGGTTCTCAAAAGTCCAGAAGAACAAGAATTAGAAAAAAGAAAAGAATTGTTAGAAAAGCGAAAAATGGAAAGTGATCAGAAGCAAGAAGACATGTGGTGA
- a CDS encoding CotH kinase family protein produces the protein MLIKAKKRVFSSKQKNLVGYLPKLIKNSSLLILYTAFVSIISSSSIRKGIKEMIPLGVKNELSHLRILSNPFSWVRGKLTPTDQLFLDINFKNYKKLEQKKDEALKIGVLIAEESDYVKGNISNRKNSVAGKIRLKGDQVDHFGQRKKWSFRVKVNDGKTINGMNKFSLHTPQTRNNIWEWIYFEFLRYEGLPSLKYFFADVTLNGNYLGLYAIEEHFDKILLESNKFKEGPIISLTEDSYWYYIAQANKSKTRPLNTGNDSFYNTEPKVFKEAKTLASPILKNQFQKASQLLEGFYTGKLTTSEVFPLETLAKYYVITDLSNSYHATRWHNQRFYYEPTSSLLIPLGFDGMGGPGNAFHFHDLSIDRHINGVNKELSYFDDPNFVKLYIENLERVSKPEYLDKFFLKINKELNYNVNVLRRDNPRISKNDIKEKLYKNQLLIKSYLTPPPNSLNIYLQEIDDKSIKLSIGNKQVMPIKLLGIYYKNNLISNLEDQEYIKSKHKDNFINYNEYKSKLNYPIEDINNLSIAYSILGSSKIKQQNIRPYSRLNSIDAKKDLIRSNSNLDKFPFIIHNEVDKILTFKSGNWVLRKPLIIPKLYKVKNELGFNITMKDDGLIYSKSSVNLIGSTYNPVKINGEGSTNGLVVINANDKSILNNVEFNGLSTPSKGLWSVPGSVTFYQSPVEILNCYFNSNNSEDSLNIVRSDFKLIDSKFNLTRSDAIDIDFSDGHINNIQITNAGNDGLDVSGSNIKVNNIKVNYAADKAISVGEASNIVAKDIMITNSGIAIASKDGSLMKASNVVLNSSKIGFAAFQKKAEYSPASIKLKNTSYNGIDNLFLLSEGSKLILNGTSYNPNSTNEVINRMVYKK, from the coding sequence ATGTTAATCAAAGCTAAAAAAAGAGTATTTTCTTCTAAGCAGAAAAATTTGGTTGGCTATTTACCTAAGTTAATAAAAAACTCATCACTATTAATTCTCTACACCGCTTTTGTTTCGATAATTTCATCTTCTTCTATAAGAAAAGGAATAAAAGAGATGATTCCATTAGGAGTTAAAAATGAACTTAGCCATCTGAGAATATTGAGCAATCCTTTTAGCTGGGTGAGAGGAAAGTTAACACCGACAGATCAGTTATTCCTAGATATAAACTTTAAGAACTACAAAAAGCTGGAACAAAAAAAAGATGAGGCTCTAAAAATAGGCGTTTTAATTGCAGAAGAAAGTGACTATGTAAAAGGCAACATTAGTAATAGGAAGAATTCAGTCGCAGGAAAAATTAGACTTAAAGGAGATCAAGTAGATCACTTTGGACAAAGAAAAAAATGGTCATTTCGAGTAAAGGTAAATGACGGAAAGACAATTAATGGTATGAACAAATTTTCTCTTCATACTCCACAAACTCGAAATAATATTTGGGAATGGATTTATTTTGAATTTTTAAGGTATGAAGGTCTACCTAGCCTTAAATATTTTTTCGCTGATGTGACATTAAATGGAAATTACCTTGGGCTTTATGCAATAGAAGAGCATTTCGATAAAATTCTTCTAGAATCTAATAAATTTAAAGAAGGTCCGATAATCAGTCTAACTGAAGATTCTTATTGGTACTACATTGCCCAGGCTAATAAGAGTAAAACTAGACCTTTAAATACAGGTAATGATAGTTTCTATAACACGGAACCTAAAGTCTTTAAAGAAGCAAAAACTCTCGCTAGTCCTATTCTGAAGAATCAATTTCAAAAAGCATCGCAACTTTTAGAAGGATTCTATACAGGTAAATTAACAACGTCAGAAGTCTTTCCTCTAGAAACATTAGCTAAATACTACGTTATAACTGATTTAAGTAACAGTTACCATGCTACAAGATGGCATAATCAAAGATTCTACTATGAACCAACATCATCATTACTTATACCATTAGGATTTGATGGTATGGGGGGTCCAGGCAATGCTTTTCATTTCCATGATTTAAGTATCGACAGGCACATAAATGGTGTAAATAAGGAACTAAGTTACTTTGATGATCCTAATTTCGTAAAGTTATACATAGAAAACCTTGAGAGAGTATCTAAACCTGAATACTTGGACAAATTCTTTCTAAAGATTAATAAAGAATTAAATTACAATGTCAATGTCCTAAGAAGAGACAACCCTAGGATCTCAAAAAATGATATTAAAGAAAAGTTATATAAAAATCAATTATTAATAAAATCATACCTAACTCCACCACCAAATAGTCTGAACATATACCTGCAAGAAATAGATGATAAGTCAATAAAATTATCAATAGGAAATAAACAAGTTATGCCGATTAAATTGCTAGGTATATATTACAAGAATAATTTAATATCAAATTTAGAGGACCAAGAATACATAAAATCAAAACATAAGGATAATTTTATTAACTATAATGAGTATAAAAGTAAGCTTAATTATCCAATAGAAGATATAAATAATCTATCAATAGCATACAGCATATTAGGTTCTTCGAAAATTAAGCAGCAAAACATTCGTCCTTATTCTAGACTTAATTCTATTGATGCTAAAAAGGACCTAATTCGCAGTAATTCTAATTTAGATAAGTTTCCTTTTATAATTCATAATGAAGTCGATAAAATATTAACATTTAAATCTGGCAATTGGGTACTGAGGAAACCATTAATCATTCCAAAGCTCTATAAGGTTAAAAATGAATTAGGCTTTAACATTACTATGAAAGATGATGGACTTATTTACTCAAAGAGTTCAGTAAACTTAATAGGTTCAACTTATAATCCAGTTAAAATAAATGGAGAGGGCTCTACAAATGGTCTAGTAGTTATAAATGCAAATGATAAATCCATTCTAAATAATGTTGAATTCAATGGTCTTTCTACACCAAGCAAAGGCTTATGGAGTGTTCCTGGATCAGTGACATTCTACCAATCTCCTGTAGAAATCCTTAATTGTTATTTTAATTCTAATAATTCTGAAGATTCACTTAATATAGTGAGATCCGATTTTAAGTTAATTGACAGTAAATTTAATTTGACCAGATCTGATGCTATTGATATAGATTTTTCTGATGGACATATTAATAATATACAAATAACTAACGCTGGGAATGATGGGCTGGATGTATCAGGTAGTAATATAAAAGTTAATAATATAAAAGTTAATTATGCTGCTGATAAAGCTATAAGTGTAGGAGAGGCCTCAAATATTGTAGCGAAAGATATAATGATAACTAATTCTGGGATTGCAATAGCTAGCAAGGATGGTTCTTTAATGAAAGCAAGCAATGTCGTACTAAATTCATCAAAAATTGGCTTCGCTGCTTTTCAAAAAAAAGCTGAGTACTCTCCAGCTAGCATAAAATTAAAAAATACTAGTTATAATGGTATTGACAATTTATTTCTATTATCTGAGGGCTCAAAGCTAATTCTCAATGGTACAAGTTATAACCCAAATTCAACTAACGAGGTAATAAATAGAATGGTATACAAAAAATAA
- a CDS encoding DUF4956 domain-containing protein, translated as MHQSLFNLFANTVPNISFENNISVLGFITNLIITLTLSLFLSYIYTKFGRSLSNRREFSLNFSPMSMTTMVIITIVKSSLALSLGLVGALSIVRFRTAIKEPEELVYLFLSIAIGLGLGANQTIITIIGFIVIVSYLIVRSRYMKRSEVSYMNLVITYPAPNQEDFENIIEILSSYCSKLNLKRLSDNTGQLEAQLRLEVTNFKRMIEIRNKLNSRYPNINLNFVDTSEIATY; from the coding sequence ATGCACCAATCACTTTTTAATCTTTTTGCCAACACTGTACCTAATATTTCATTTGAAAATAATATATCTGTTTTAGGCTTCATAACTAACTTAATAATTACTCTTACATTATCATTATTCTTATCTTACATATACACTAAATTCGGAAGAAGTCTATCAAATAGAAGAGAATTTTCATTAAACTTCTCTCCAATGAGCATGACTACCATGGTAATAATTACTATAGTAAAATCATCTCTTGCTTTGTCCTTAGGCCTTGTAGGAGCTCTCTCTATTGTTAGATTTAGAACAGCTATAAAGGAACCAGAAGAGTTAGTATACTTATTTTTGTCTATTGCGATAGGATTGGGGTTAGGTGCAAATCAAACTATAATAACAATTATAGGCTTCATTGTTATAGTCTCATACTTAATAGTTAGAAGTAGATACATGAAGAGATCAGAGGTTAGCTATATGAACTTAGTAATAACATATCCAGCCCCTAACCAGGAGGATTTCGAAAATATCATTGAAATTCTGTCAAGTTATTGTTCTAAACTTAATTTAAAACGTCTATCAGATAACACTGGCCAACTTGAGGCTCAATTAAGGTTAGAGGTAACTAATTTCAAAAGAATGATTGAAATTCGTAATAAATTAAATTCAAGATACCCTAATATAAACTTAAATTTTGTAGATACATCAGAAATTGCTACATACTAA
- a CDS encoding cobyric acid synthase gives MKNISAGHNALMVLGTSSGAGKSIITTAICRSLLRKGEVPIPFKGQNMSNNAWVDINNGEMAYSQAVQAWAAGIEPICAMNPVLLKPQGDCTSEVIHLGKSVGVVQAANYYEDWFSSGWEAIQKGLNDIATSYKKHRLILEGAGSPVEINLQHRDLTNLKLAKHLNAKCVLVADIERGGVFAQIIGTLALLKPDEKALIQGIIINRFRGDISLFEKGRQWIEEESKIPVLGIMPWLNEIFPPEDSLDLLERKHKKTKAEIQIAVIKLPSLSNFADLDPLEAEPTIQLNWIQPGDYLGNPNAVIIPGSKQTLKDLQSLQSSGLGNQIKEFASSGGTVFGICGGLQILGEKLEDPLGIEQSFLETSISELEGLSLIPIKTIFHSKKSLTKKDVISKWPDESRIMGFELHHGESTPTNSQKVKVKDLCNETSLGWVNEECNPIKAAGTYLHGIFDNGTWRRLWINQIRKKANLYELPLLEENHDAKREKVINRLTDVFEENINLEYLLKT, from the coding sequence ATGAAAAATATATCCGCCGGTCACAATGCCTTAATGGTACTTGGAACTTCTAGTGGAGCAGGGAAGTCAATAATCACCACTGCCATTTGCAGATCATTGCTTAGGAAAGGGGAGGTTCCTATACCTTTTAAAGGTCAAAACATGAGTAACAACGCGTGGGTTGATATTAATAATGGAGAAATGGCCTATTCACAAGCTGTACAAGCATGGGCAGCAGGGATAGAACCAATTTGCGCAATGAATCCAGTGCTATTAAAACCACAAGGAGATTGTACGAGCGAAGTGATACATCTAGGGAAAAGCGTTGGTGTTGTGCAGGCAGCCAATTACTACGAAGACTGGTTTTCTTCGGGGTGGGAAGCCATTCAAAAAGGGTTAAACGATATAGCTACCTCTTACAAAAAACACAGGTTAATTCTTGAAGGTGCTGGAAGCCCTGTAGAAATTAATTTGCAGCATAGAGATTTAACCAATTTAAAATTGGCAAAACATTTAAACGCAAAGTGTGTATTAGTGGCTGATATTGAAAGAGGTGGAGTATTTGCTCAAATAATAGGGACACTCGCACTTCTCAAACCAGATGAAAAAGCGCTTATTCAAGGCATTATTATTAATAGATTTCGAGGGGATATATCTTTATTTGAGAAAGGGCGGCAATGGATTGAAGAAGAATCCAAAATACCGGTTTTAGGAATAATGCCTTGGTTAAATGAAATATTCCCCCCAGAAGACTCCCTAGATTTACTTGAAAGGAAACACAAGAAAACAAAGGCAGAAATCCAAATAGCAGTGATAAAGCTACCTTCTCTTAGCAATTTTGCTGACCTAGATCCATTAGAAGCTGAACCTACAATTCAATTAAACTGGATTCAACCAGGGGATTACCTAGGCAATCCAAATGCAGTAATAATACCTGGAAGCAAGCAAACACTTAAAGACTTGCAAAGTCTTCAATCAAGTGGATTAGGGAATCAAATAAAAGAATTTGCAAGCTCTGGGGGAACTGTTTTTGGAATCTGTGGAGGGCTGCAGATACTTGGTGAAAAACTCGAAGACCCCTTAGGAATAGAACAATCTTTCTTAGAAACATCTATTAGCGAACTTGAAGGTCTAAGTCTTATTCCCATAAAAACAATTTTCCATTCAAAGAAATCACTTACAAAAAAAGATGTCATTTCAAAATGGCCAGATGAATCAAGAATTATGGGTTTTGAATTACATCACGGGGAAAGCACTCCAACAAATTCTCAGAAAGTAAAAGTTAAGGACTTGTGTAATGAAACTTCCCTAGGATGGGTAAATGAAGAATGCAATCCTATAAAAGCTGCTGGGACTTACTTGCATGGGATTTTTGACAACGGTACTTGGAGAAGATTATGGATCAACCAAATACGTAAAAAAGCAAATCTATATGAACTACCTCTTTTAGAAGAAAATCACGATGCTAAAAGAGAAAAAGTTATAAATCGGCTAACAGATGTATTTGAGGAAAATATAAATTTGGAGTATCTTCTAAAAACATGA
- a CDS encoding Npun_F0494 family protein: MNLIDKNIIKRSARAIKCLTFNSNFYNQIQLSGLSAEKVFEMRELYLTNSLINIQNSKVIEDNFLWLIKIGVLRREVDGQGLTSKVRLTPLGRKVLQGNPNLANQRASFIESFNNWFFRKLLLI; this comes from the coding sequence ATGAACTTAATTGACAAGAATATTATCAAGCGAAGCGCTAGAGCAATAAAGTGCTTAACTTTTAATTCTAATTTCTATAATCAGATTCAATTATCGGGTTTATCTGCTGAAAAAGTTTTTGAAATGAGAGAACTATATTTGACTAATTCTTTAATTAATATACAAAATTCAAAAGTAATAGAAGATAACTTTCTATGGTTAATAAAAATTGGTGTTCTAAGAAGAGAAGTTGACGGTCAGGGACTAACTTCAAAAGTCAGACTTACTCCTCTTGGGAGAAAAGTACTTCAGGGAAATCCTAACTTGGCAAACCAAAGAGCTTCTTTCATTGAGTCATTTAACAATTGGTTTTTTAGAAAATTATTATTAATATGA